One Vespula pensylvanica isolate Volc-1 chromosome 3, ASM1446617v1, whole genome shotgun sequence DNA window includes the following coding sequences:
- the LOC122628039 gene encoding 26S proteasome non-ATPase regulatory subunit 13, with protein sequence MAATVAQKDVSTFLRSKQNVSDKELAEEWAELDTLYNKRLWHQLTLKLETFVKHPLLQKNDNLIQLYINFLSTFENKINPLSLVEIMAHVIQQFQDKQEAIKFLEKTESKVKSNNEAVALCKVLIGQILLDKLNNQELAKKIIEDVEVMLDNADGVTTVHGRFYLLASRLYRLQGKHAEYYRTALRYLGCIDLHSLDRQEQEQHAFFLGLAALLGEGVYNLGELLAHPVLESLKDTPNSWLVDLLQAFNAGDIVALERLKPQWSKVADLAAQELKLRQKISLLCLMEMTFKRQANNRQLTFTEISQETRLPLGEVELLVMKALAQGLVRGAIDQVAGTVHMTWVQPRVLDRSQIAGMVQRLDGWCKDVSSMEHLLESRASEILTL encoded by the exons atggCGGCTACCGTGGCACAGAAGGATGTTAGTACATTTTTAAGATCAAAACAAAATGTTTCAGATAAAGAATTGGCGGAGGAATGGGCGGAACTCGATACCCTTTACAATAAAAg ACTTTGGCATCAACTAACTCTTAAATTGGAAACCTTTGTGAAACATCCGTTATTGCAGAAAAATGACAACCTTATacaattgtatattaattttctgtcGACATTTGAAAACAA GATAAATCCATTATCATTGGTTGAAATAATGGCGCATGTAATACAACAATTTCAAGATAAACAAGAAGCGATTAAATTCTTGGAGAAAACTGAATCTAAAGTCAAAAGCAATAATGAGGCCGTAGCTCTATGCAAAGTACTTATAGGGCAAATTTTACTtgacaaattaaataatcaagaGCTagcaaagaaaattatagaagACGTTGAAGTTATGCTTGATAACGCTGATGGAGTTACCACTGTTCATGGTAGATTTTATCTTTTGGCTAGTAGATTGTATAGATTGCAAGGAAAACACGCGGAATATTATCGTACTGCATTAAG ATACCTAGGATGTATTGATTTACATAGTTTGGATAGACAGGAACAAGAGCAACATGCATTTTTCCTTGGATTAGCTGCATTGTTAGGAGAAGGAGTTTACAATCTCGGCGAATTACTTGCCCATCCAGTTTTAGAATCTTTGAAAGATACACCGAATTCTTGGTTGGTAGATTTACTTCAAGCTTTCAATGCTGGTGACATTGTTGCGTTAGAAAGATTAAAACCACAATGGAGCAAAGTTGCTGATTTAGCAGCtcaagaattaaaattaagacAAAAGATATCTCTCTTATGTCTCATGGAGATGACTTTCAAGCGTCAAGCAAACAACCGACAATTAACATTTACAGAAATATCGCAGGAAACTCGTTTACCTTTAGGAGAAGTTGAATTATTAGTAATGAAAGCTCTGGCTCAAGGTTTAGTACGTGGTGCTATTGATCAAGTTGCAGGAACTGTTCACATGACTTGGGTTCAACCTCGAGTATTAGATCGTAGTCAAATTGCTGGAATGGTCCAACGACTTGACGGATGGTGTAAAGATGTTAGTTCGATGGAACATTTATTAGAATCGCGAGCATCAGAAATACTAACcctttaa
- the LOC122628012 gene encoding SID1 transmembrane family member 1-like isoform X1 — MIHLCRIWLGEIPNGTKTDMWKLLISSIALIVISILKTKAVLLAPSFTPIVISANYTQNYNASINSTIEYVFLYPTKNNTLLKTARIQVQSDATSDLPLIVVVRQDRGILSWQIPLIIESVNFDPLKYNKTSRTLCSTKYYKSDYHDADDQDFISVSISTASHTNIFFNLSVTEETDFNIRLNEKRSVEISPSEPIYYSYIFPEESQSSSVIVSVESDNDICMTFSIQNVSCPVFDLERNIEFSGHWQTISQKGGITVSKEAYPFGFFIVLVVKGDDTDCNGVLSTRLLRSKNITLTVNASITKKDYVVASCAAAFVIIIFCVCCVVAVIVGKIREGKKLREEMLTDRDNEISQNIQSPSALEEIGPSQWATVEEDSSLDEDDIDMMEDALSDKEVIRTKIVLSVCDLARKEPKILKHKSRLYLYYLATVAIFYTLPVLQLVITYERVLHATGNQDMCYYNFLCAHPLGLISDFNHVFSNCGYVLLGLLFIFLTYTRELEESDKQKTKCYGIPQHYGLFYAMGTALIMEGVLSGSYHVCPSRSNFQFDTSFMYIIAVLCMIKIYQTRHPDINARAPVTFGTLALIILLGLVGVLDGSTYFWAIFTTTHLFACLNLTAQIYYMGRWRCNRGLFTRVFQTLKHDARCGVTYLFRPLYAGRFAMLVVANLCNIGLSVYGNLYHEKNFATFLLAILMSNLILYTLFYIIMKLCHKEKILLKPLMYIILAVLFWAAALYFFIHKTISWNLTPAQSRLFNKPCILLNFFDSHDIWHFLSAFAMFFSFMILLTLDDDLVDVHRSQIPVF; from the exons ATGATTCATTTATGTCGTATATGGCTAGGGGAAATACCTAATG gTACAAAAACGGACATGTGGAAACTCCTGATATCATCAATAGCGTTGATTGTTATTAGTATTCTAAAAACTAAGGCCGTTTTACTAGCTCCATCCTTTACTCCAATTGTTATATCTGCAAACTATACACAAAATTATAATGCTTCAATAAACAGTACCATCGAATATGTATTCTTATATCCTACAAAGAAT AACACATTATTAAAAACTGCAAGAATACAAGTGCAAAGTGATGCTACCTCTGATTTACCTTTGATCGTAGTCGTTCGACAAGATAGAGGGATTCTATCCTGGCAGATTCCTCTTATTATTGAAAGTGTAAATTTTGAtccattgaaatataataaaaccaGTCGAACGTTATGttcaacaaaatattataaaagtgaTTATCATGATGCAGATGATCaagattttatttctgttaGTATATCTACAGCTAGTCatacaaatatcttttttaatcttagtGTAACAGAAGAAACAGATTTTAATATAAG actaaatgaaaaaagaagtgtAGAAATTTCTCCTTCGGAGCCCATATATTATAGTTACATCTTTCCAGAAGAATCCCAAAGTTCGTCTGTAATTGTTAGTGTTGAATCAGACAATGATATTTGCATGACATTCTCTATACAAAACGTATCC tgTCCAGTATTTGACTTGGAacgaaatattgaattttctgGACATTGGCAAACTATAAGTCAGAAAGGTGGTATCACAGTATCT AAAGAAGCATATCCTTTTGGATTTTTTATTGTACTTGTAGTTAAAGGAGATGACACAGATTGTAATGGTGTACTCAGCACCAGGTTGCTTAggagtaaaaatattacattaactGTAAATGCcagtattacaaaaaaagattatgtTGTGGCTTCATGTGCAGCAGCAtttgttatcattatattttgtgTATGCTGTGTAGTAGCTGTGATTGTAGGTAAAATTAGAGAAGGTAAAAAGCTTCGGGAAGAAATGCTAACCGACAGAGATAATGAAATTAGTCAGAATATTCAAAGTCCTTCGGCTTTAGAAGAG ATTGGTCCTAGTCAATGGGCAACGGTTGAAGAAGATTCTTCATTAGATGAGGATGATATTGATATGATGGAGGATGCTCTTTCAGATAAAGAAGTAATACGAACAAAAATTGTACTGTCAGTTTGTGATTTAGCACGGAAGGAACCAAAAATTTTAAAGCATAAATCACgcttgtatttatattatttagcaACTGTTgctattttttatacgttacCTGTTTTACAACTGGTAATAACATATGAACGAGTGCTTCATGCTACTGGAAATCAAGATAtgtgttattataatttcttatgtGCACATCCATTGGGATTAATATCTGACTTTAATCACGTTTTTTCAAACTGTGGATACGTTCTGCTtggtttattatttatatttttaacgtatACACGAGAATTAGAAGAATCagacaaacaaaaaacaaaatgttatGGAATACCACAGCATTATGGACTTTTCTATGCAATGGGTACTGCACTCATAATGGAAGGTGTTCTTTCGGGAAGTTATCATGTCTGTCCAAGTCGTAGTAATTTTCAATttg ATACTAGTTTCATGTATATAATAGCAGTACTatgtatgataaaaatttatcaaactcGTCATCCTGATATAAACGCTAGAGCTCCAGTAACCTTTGGGACATTGGCCCTTATTATACTTTTAGGATTAGTTGGAGTCTTAGATGGTTCCACATACTTTTGGGCAATATTTACGACAACACATTTGTTTGCCTGTTTGAATTTAACAGCCCAGATATATTATATGGGACGTTGGAGATGTAACAGAGGCCTTTTTACTAGGGTTTTTCAA ACATTAAAACACGACGCACGTTGTGGAGTAACATATTTATTCCGGCCACTTTATGCTGGAAGATTTGCAATGCTTGTTGTAGCAAATTTGTGTAATATTGGTTTATCGGTATATGGTAATCTATATCATGAGAAAAATTTCGCTACATTTTTATTAGCGATCTTAATGtccaatttaattttatatacattgttttatataataatgaag TTGTgccataaagaaaaaatcttacTTAAACCATTAATGTACATCATATTAGCAGTCTTATTCTGGGCAGCTGcattatatttcttcataCATAAGACGATATCCTGGAATCTTACTCCCGCCCAATCACGTCTTTTTAATAAGCCTTGCatattattaaactttttcGATTCACACGATATTTGGCACTTCTTGTCTGCATTTGCGATGTTCTTCTCGTTTATGATTCTACTTACCTTAGATGATGATCTTGTTGACGTACATCGAAGTCAAATCCCAGTTTTctaa
- the LOC122628012 gene encoding SID1 transmembrane family member 1-like isoform X2, which produces MWKLLISSIALIVISILKTKAVLLAPSFTPIVISANYTQNYNASINSTIEYVFLYPTKNNTLLKTARIQVQSDATSDLPLIVVVRQDRGILSWQIPLIIESVNFDPLKYNKTSRTLCSTKYYKSDYHDADDQDFISVSISTASHTNIFFNLSVTEETDFNIRLNEKRSVEISPSEPIYYSYIFPEESQSSSVIVSVESDNDICMTFSIQNVSCPVFDLERNIEFSGHWQTISQKGGITVSKEAYPFGFFIVLVVKGDDTDCNGVLSTRLLRSKNITLTVNASITKKDYVVASCAAAFVIIIFCVCCVVAVIVGKIREGKKLREEMLTDRDNEISQNIQSPSALEEIGPSQWATVEEDSSLDEDDIDMMEDALSDKEVIRTKIVLSVCDLARKEPKILKHKSRLYLYYLATVAIFYTLPVLQLVITYERVLHATGNQDMCYYNFLCAHPLGLISDFNHVFSNCGYVLLGLLFIFLTYTRELEESDKQKTKCYGIPQHYGLFYAMGTALIMEGVLSGSYHVCPSRSNFQFDTSFMYIIAVLCMIKIYQTRHPDINARAPVTFGTLALIILLGLVGVLDGSTYFWAIFTTTHLFACLNLTAQIYYMGRWRCNRGLFTRVFQTLKHDARCGVTYLFRPLYAGRFAMLVVANLCNIGLSVYGNLYHEKNFATFLLAILMSNLILYTLFYIIMKLCHKEKILLKPLMYIILAVLFWAAALYFFIHKTISWNLTPAQSRLFNKPCILLNFFDSHDIWHFLSAFAMFFSFMILLTLDDDLVDVHRSQIPVF; this is translated from the exons ATGTGGAAACTCCTGATATCATCAATAGCGTTGATTGTTATTAGTATTCTAAAAACTAAGGCCGTTTTACTAGCTCCATCCTTTACTCCAATTGTTATATCTGCAAACTATACACAAAATTATAATGCTTCAATAAACAGTACCATCGAATATGTATTCTTATATCCTACAAAGAAT AACACATTATTAAAAACTGCAAGAATACAAGTGCAAAGTGATGCTACCTCTGATTTACCTTTGATCGTAGTCGTTCGACAAGATAGAGGGATTCTATCCTGGCAGATTCCTCTTATTATTGAAAGTGTAAATTTTGAtccattgaaatataataaaaccaGTCGAACGTTATGttcaacaaaatattataaaagtgaTTATCATGATGCAGATGATCaagattttatttctgttaGTATATCTACAGCTAGTCatacaaatatcttttttaatcttagtGTAACAGAAGAAACAGATTTTAATATAAG actaaatgaaaaaagaagtgtAGAAATTTCTCCTTCGGAGCCCATATATTATAGTTACATCTTTCCAGAAGAATCCCAAAGTTCGTCTGTAATTGTTAGTGTTGAATCAGACAATGATATTTGCATGACATTCTCTATACAAAACGTATCC tgTCCAGTATTTGACTTGGAacgaaatattgaattttctgGACATTGGCAAACTATAAGTCAGAAAGGTGGTATCACAGTATCT AAAGAAGCATATCCTTTTGGATTTTTTATTGTACTTGTAGTTAAAGGAGATGACACAGATTGTAATGGTGTACTCAGCACCAGGTTGCTTAggagtaaaaatattacattaactGTAAATGCcagtattacaaaaaaagattatgtTGTGGCTTCATGTGCAGCAGCAtttgttatcattatattttgtgTATGCTGTGTAGTAGCTGTGATTGTAGGTAAAATTAGAGAAGGTAAAAAGCTTCGGGAAGAAATGCTAACCGACAGAGATAATGAAATTAGTCAGAATATTCAAAGTCCTTCGGCTTTAGAAGAG ATTGGTCCTAGTCAATGGGCAACGGTTGAAGAAGATTCTTCATTAGATGAGGATGATATTGATATGATGGAGGATGCTCTTTCAGATAAAGAAGTAATACGAACAAAAATTGTACTGTCAGTTTGTGATTTAGCACGGAAGGAACCAAAAATTTTAAAGCATAAATCACgcttgtatttatattatttagcaACTGTTgctattttttatacgttacCTGTTTTACAACTGGTAATAACATATGAACGAGTGCTTCATGCTACTGGAAATCAAGATAtgtgttattataatttcttatgtGCACATCCATTGGGATTAATATCTGACTTTAATCACGTTTTTTCAAACTGTGGATACGTTCTGCTtggtttattatttatatttttaacgtatACACGAGAATTAGAAGAATCagacaaacaaaaaacaaaatgttatGGAATACCACAGCATTATGGACTTTTCTATGCAATGGGTACTGCACTCATAATGGAAGGTGTTCTTTCGGGAAGTTATCATGTCTGTCCAAGTCGTAGTAATTTTCAATttg ATACTAGTTTCATGTATATAATAGCAGTACTatgtatgataaaaatttatcaaactcGTCATCCTGATATAAACGCTAGAGCTCCAGTAACCTTTGGGACATTGGCCCTTATTATACTTTTAGGATTAGTTGGAGTCTTAGATGGTTCCACATACTTTTGGGCAATATTTACGACAACACATTTGTTTGCCTGTTTGAATTTAACAGCCCAGATATATTATATGGGACGTTGGAGATGTAACAGAGGCCTTTTTACTAGGGTTTTTCAA ACATTAAAACACGACGCACGTTGTGGAGTAACATATTTATTCCGGCCACTTTATGCTGGAAGATTTGCAATGCTTGTTGTAGCAAATTTGTGTAATATTGGTTTATCGGTATATGGTAATCTATATCATGAGAAAAATTTCGCTACATTTTTATTAGCGATCTTAATGtccaatttaattttatatacattgttttatataataatgaag TTGTgccataaagaaaaaatcttacTTAAACCATTAATGTACATCATATTAGCAGTCTTATTCTGGGCAGCTGcattatatttcttcataCATAAGACGATATCCTGGAATCTTACTCCCGCCCAATCACGTCTTTTTAATAAGCCTTGCatattattaaactttttcGATTCACACGATATTTGGCACTTCTTGTCTGCATTTGCGATGTTCTTCTCGTTTATGATTCTACTTACCTTAGATGATGATCTTGTTGACGTACATCGAAGTCAAATCCCAGTTTTctaa